A stretch of Leptospira hartskeerlii DNA encodes these proteins:
- the queD gene encoding 6-carboxytetrahydropterin synthase QueD encodes MEEIELTKEFRFDAAHFLPNVPEGHKCRRMHGHSFRFKLHLKGKVDEKTGWLMDFAEVSKVVKPLLENYLDHYLLNDIEGLENPTSENISIWLWKKLKPQLSLLYKITLNETCTSACVYNGPSEK; translated from the coding sequence ATGGAAGAAATAGAACTTACCAAAGAATTTCGTTTCGATGCCGCTCACTTCTTGCCGAACGTTCCGGAAGGTCATAAGTGCAGAAGGATGCACGGGCATAGCTTTCGTTTCAAATTACATCTGAAAGGAAAGGTGGACGAAAAAACAGGTTGGTTGATGGACTTCGCAGAAGTCAGCAAGGTTGTGAAACCTTTACTCGAAAATTATCTGGATCATTATCTTCTAAACGATATAGAAGGACTAGAAAATCCAACCAGCGAAAATATCAGCATCTGGTTATGGAAAAAACTCAAACCTCAACTTTCTCTTTTATACAAGATCACTTTAAACGAAACCTGCACTAGCGCATGCGTTTATAACGGACCTTCTGAGAAATAA
- a CDS encoding cation diffusion facilitator family transporter → MHGHHHSHDDHHGHSHSHSGDPHSSSMPENSRAFFFAFLLNFGFAGIEFVGGYFFNSLAILSDSLHDLGDSGFLALAWIFQKIAAKPRTQTFTFGYRRLSLSAALVNSFVLFLGSFGILFFAISKLKEPGSPNGWGMLGLSILGVIVNGAALFKLKNSSGLNAKTAFLHLLEDVLGWVAVFFGSIALILFGWSWVDPILSIAISLWVGIQSFRNLRKILLLHLQSSPEGIDTKELENRILKLKGVRSVHDLHLWSMDGDYHVLTLHVGVQETSIAGAQKLKEKIRNITKEFHILHATVEVEPAGAECPYQEC, encoded by the coding sequence ATGCACGGGCATCATCATTCTCACGATGATCATCATGGACACTCTCATTCCCATTCGGGAGATCCTCATTCTAGTTCTATGCCTGAAAATTCACGCGCATTCTTTTTCGCATTTCTTTTAAACTTTGGATTTGCAGGGATCGAATTTGTAGGGGGATATTTTTTTAATAGTTTGGCAATTCTTTCCGATTCTCTCCATGATCTGGGAGACAGCGGATTTTTGGCTCTTGCTTGGATCTTCCAAAAGATCGCAGCAAAACCAAGAACCCAAACTTTCACATTCGGTTATAGAAGACTTAGTCTTTCCGCTGCATTAGTAAATTCTTTTGTTCTATTTTTAGGTTCATTCGGGATCTTATTCTTTGCTATTTCGAAATTAAAAGAGCCAGGTTCTCCTAATGGTTGGGGAATGTTAGGCCTCTCTATATTAGGTGTGATCGTAAACGGAGCGGCATTATTCAAATTAAAGAATAGTTCCGGTCTGAATGCAAAGACTGCATTCCTTCATCTTTTGGAAGATGTGCTCGGATGGGTCGCGGTATTCTTCGGTAGTATTGCTTTGATCTTATTCGGATGGTCTTGGGTAGATCCGATTCTTTCCATCGCTATCTCTCTTTGGGTTGGGATCCAATCCTTCCGCAATTTAAGAAAGATACTTCTTTTACATCTTCAATCTTCTCCCGAAGGGATAGATACGAAAGAATTAGAAAATCGGATCTTGAAATTGAAAGGTGTCCGTTCAGTTCATGATCTTCATCTTTGGTCCATGGATGGAGATTATCATGTTCTAACTCTTCATGTGGGCGTTCAGGAAACTTCTATCGCGGGGGCTCAGAAGTTAAAGGAGAAGATCCGCAATATCACAAAAGAATTCCATATCCTGCATGCAACTGTAGAAGTAGAACCCGCAGGTGCAGAATGTCCTTATCAGGAATGCTGA
- a CDS encoding uracil-DNA glycosylase — translation MSETSKEQELEILAREVAPCVRCKLNTTRTQTVFGEGNPNAEVMFIGEGPGKQEDLTGRPFVGKAGELLTRIIERGMGVSRDRVYIANVTKCRPTVDLKFEKDRPPEDDEVVACSPFLLRQISIIQPKVIITLGNPSTRFILRTKEGITKLRGNWGDFHGIPVMPTYHPSYVIRNGGENSPLKRDVWEDIKKVLDRLDWKRPG, via the coding sequence ATGAGTGAAACTTCGAAAGAACAAGAGTTGGAGATCCTCGCAAGAGAAGTGGCTCCTTGCGTTCGATGCAAATTGAATACAACTCGGACCCAGACCGTTTTCGGAGAAGGGAATCCGAATGCGGAAGTGATGTTCATAGGAGAAGGTCCAGGCAAACAAGAGGACCTGACAGGTAGACCCTTTGTAGGAAAAGCAGGAGAATTATTAACTAGAATTATAGAAAGAGGGATGGGAGTTTCGAGAGACAGGGTTTACATTGCGAATGTCACTAAGTGTAGACCAACTGTAGATCTAAAATTCGAAAAAGACAGACCTCCTGAAGACGACGAAGTAGTTGCATGTTCTCCTTTTTTACTCAGGCAAATTTCAATTATACAACCTAAAGTGATTATTACCTTAGGAAATCCTTCCACTAGGTTCATTCTGAGAACAAAAGAAGGGATCACCAAACTCAGAGGAAATTGGGGTGACTTTCATGGGATCCCTGTTATGCCTACTTACCATCCAAGCTACGTAATCCGCAATGGTGGTGAAAATAGTCCCTTAAAAAGAGATGTCTGGGAAGATATAAAAAAGGTCTTGGATAGGCTGGATTGGAAACGTCCGGGATAG
- a CDS encoding YjgN family protein, whose translation MENSTTRAKFDGAGWDLFKLYLFNALATISTLGIYSFWARVRVERYLRQHTSFLGQRFDFHATGLERFLGFLKAAPIAIILFCAIKFPLQWWVFTAELEPLSNVIPIFLLLYILGPFIFVGRLRYHLSRTSYNNIRFHFAGKVLELVKIFLVGIPLTIITLGFYSPWFTIRLKRFQIENTYYGNAGFKFDGTGGSLFWIHLKGFLLLLPTLGFYASWWQANVYNYFWNQTTVNGIRFKSNLKGEDILVYTILSYMAILFSLGLAFPWIAVIWYKLFYEAISLEVEPDLSQIQPEFDKGASALAEGFESSLEALADIFD comes from the coding sequence ATGGAAAATTCAACGACTCGCGCCAAGTTTGACGGGGCCGGATGGGACCTATTTAAATTATATCTTTTTAATGCTTTAGCTACGATCAGTACTTTAGGTATTTATTCATTTTGGGCAAGAGTAAGGGTAGAAAGATATTTAAGACAACATACTAGTTTTTTAGGACAAAGATTCGATTTCCACGCTACCGGTTTGGAAAGATTTTTAGGATTTTTAAAAGCGGCTCCTATTGCAATCATCCTATTCTGCGCAATTAAATTCCCTTTACAATGGTGGGTCTTTACAGCAGAGCTTGAGCCTCTCTCAAACGTAATTCCGATCTTTCTTCTTTTATATATCTTGGGACCTTTTATTTTCGTTGGAAGATTGAGATATCATTTAAGTAGGACATCCTACAATAATATCAGATTCCATTTTGCGGGAAAGGTTCTGGAACTAGTCAAAATTTTCTTAGTTGGTATTCCACTTACGATCATCACATTAGGATTTTATTCTCCTTGGTTCACGATCCGTTTGAAAAGATTTCAGATAGAGAATACATATTATGGCAACGCAGGGTTTAAGTTTGATGGAACAGGAGGATCTTTATTTTGGATCCATCTGAAAGGTTTCCTTCTACTTTTACCTACACTTGGATTTTATGCATCTTGGTGGCAGGCGAATGTTTATAACTATTTTTGGAATCAAACCACTGTAAACGGGATCAGATTTAAGTCCAATTTAAAGGGAGAAGATATACTCGTTTATACCATTCTTTCCTATATGGCGATCTTGTTCTCTCTTGGTTTAGCGTTTCCCTGGATTGCAGTAATTTGGTATAAATTATTCTACGAAGCGATATCCTTGGAAGTGGAACCGGATCTGAGCCAGATCCAGCCTGAATTTGACAAAGGAGCTTCCGCATTGGCAGAAGGATTCGAAAGTTCTTTGGAAGCACTGGCAGATATATTCGATTAA
- a CDS encoding M48 family metallopeptidase produces MKDKLYNGKTAIPFEGDLVPEKDRLVFLSEQKSFSFQYSDILNLDPVGREFRIEIRNPENPAYSFVVVFYSKESYNSILAGRKSQNKFPFLNVWQNTHFALKLGALALTAFLAFSVYNVGLSYAYFFVPTSYDKKQSEVMSGWVRDYFSECSSPALKSTMKKISKKLKDADDPFDYDIIVIDDEVFNAFAMPGGTIVVFTELLKKTETPEELAGVLAHEMAHIHKRHGVRRQIRSAGNVVLLSLGIGSGFEGVDMLENMDSLYEVLSVTIYDQKFSREYESEADEIALEKLKKSNVTGEGFLTFFKRIQEEYEIPGESEAEDAASDDTVKIPDFLSSHPATEDRIEYVKNIISHPEYPKGKLGISSKEWNRTRQLCSPVKPRKEFKNPLDL; encoded by the coding sequence ATGAAAGATAAACTATACAATGGAAAAACCGCTATTCCTTTTGAAGGGGATCTGGTTCCTGAGAAAGACAGATTAGTCTTTCTTTCGGAACAGAAGTCCTTTAGTTTCCAATATTCTGATATTCTAAACTTAGATCCTGTAGGTAGAGAATTTAGAATAGAGATCCGGAATCCGGAAAATCCCGCGTATAGTTTCGTGGTAGTATTCTATTCAAAGGAAAGTTATAATTCTATTCTGGCTGGGAGAAAATCCCAAAATAAATTCCCATTTTTGAATGTTTGGCAGAATACACATTTTGCTCTTAAGCTAGGCGCATTGGCGCTAACTGCATTCTTGGCTTTTTCAGTTTATAATGTAGGGCTTTCTTACGCGTATTTTTTTGTTCCAACCAGTTACGATAAAAAACAATCAGAGGTAATGTCCGGATGGGTTCGAGATTATTTTTCTGAATGTTCTTCTCCTGCTTTAAAATCTACAATGAAGAAGATCAGCAAAAAACTGAAGGATGCGGATGATCCTTTTGATTACGATATTATTGTGATAGATGACGAGGTGTTTAACGCATTTGCTATGCCTGGCGGGACCATAGTAGTTTTCACTGAATTATTAAAAAAGACCGAAACTCCGGAAGAACTTGCGGGAGTATTGGCTCATGAGATGGCCCATATTCATAAAAGGCATGGTGTACGCAGACAAATACGTTCTGCAGGGAATGTTGTATTATTATCCTTAGGAATCGGTTCCGGTTTTGAAGGAGTAGACATGTTGGAAAACATGGATTCTCTTTACGAGGTCTTAAGCGTTACCATTTACGATCAAAAATTCTCCAGAGAATACGAATCCGAAGCAGATGAGATCGCTTTAGAAAAATTAAAAAAATCGAATGTAACTGGAGAAGGTTTCTTAACCTTTTTTAAGAGGATCCAAGAAGAATACGAAATTCCCGGGGAAAGCGAAGCTGAAGATGCGGCTAGTGATGATACAGTCAAAATCCCCGATTTTTTAAGTTCTCATCCTGCTACAGAGGACAGGATTGAATATGTGAAGAACATAATCTCTCATCCAGAATATCCTAAAGGAAAATTAGGAATTTCTAGCAAAGAATGGAATCGTACTAGACAACTTTGTTCGCCAGTTAAGCCTAGGAAAGAATTTAAGAATCCTTTGGATTTATAA
- a CDS encoding alpha/beta hydrolase, which translates to MKFKNKIIFFLFSIFLFFSCTRYAVITEETFKNQTANIASNVYLTNFLKHSSDYPPVLLLDPILVNKKSLYLGDYNGLIGVLSGNGFSVFLLHFEVYPGLDLKEVGEKLIPQAVSQVQGLSNRKDYILGGVSVGGQAILHFIRSKKDPAISKVFFLGTGMDYKYNDSFIDDMKKEKRFGTDLSNSCKNKDSFCSRFISLDEDNPTTLYLYQTLWNYLPSLEENPKVWADFELMDFPTLFVAGKLDNIATSESIHPVYRRKRGFTQFFEAGRDNGGKIDYDHLSLFAHESAPSDIYQKIADWLAKKKGE; encoded by the coding sequence ATGAAATTCAAAAATAAAATCATATTCTTCTTATTTTCCATTTTTCTGTTTTTTTCCTGCACTCGATATGCGGTGATCACGGAAGAAACTTTCAAAAATCAGACCGCAAATATAGCGTCTAACGTATATCTCACCAACTTTCTAAAACACAGTTCGGATTATCCACCTGTTCTACTTTTGGATCCAATCCTTGTGAATAAAAAGTCTTTGTATCTCGGAGATTATAACGGACTTATTGGAGTGCTAAGCGGAAATGGATTCTCCGTTTTCCTTTTGCATTTCGAAGTATATCCTGGATTAGATCTGAAGGAAGTGGGAGAAAAGTTGATTCCCCAAGCGGTCTCTCAGGTACAGGGCTTAAGCAATCGTAAGGATTATATTTTAGGCGGAGTCTCAGTCGGCGGCCAGGCAATTCTTCATTTTATCCGATCCAAAAAAGATCCCGCAATCTCTAAGGTTTTCTTTTTGGGAACCGGAATGGATTATAAATACAACGATAGTTTCATAGATGATATGAAAAAAGAGAAACGATTCGGAACTGACCTTTCCAATTCTTGTAAGAATAAGGATAGTTTCTGTTCTAGATTTATTTCTTTGGACGAAGACAATCCTACAACTTTATATCTTTACCAAACATTATGGAATTATCTTCCTTCGCTAGAAGAAAATCCTAAAGTTTGGGCGGACTTCGAGTTAATGGATTTTCCTACTCTATTTGTGGCAGGCAAGTTAGACAATATTGCAACTTCCGAATCCATTCATCCAGTTTATCGCAGAAAAAGAGGATTCACTCAGTTCTTCGAAGCAGGACGGGATAATGGCGGAAAAATTGACTACGATCACCTTTCTTTATTCGCACACGAGTCTGCACCTTCGGATATTTATCAGAAGATCGCAGATTGGTTAGCTAAAAAGAAGGGAGAATAA
- a CDS encoding alpha/beta fold hydrolase, giving the protein MLRFLFAFSVCVPLIVSCSANIALKGEILHPKTSDGWDLTLEHFPPLQGTANKKYPVILCHGFIANRIYLKINEKSSIVAHLQKEGYDVWLLELRGKQEAGSPSLFWGDKTFDYSIDDYIKQDADAAIQYVLKNTGKEKVNWIGHSMGGMLQYARLGSLGENRVANFVAIGSPAIMDPPSDVLKLWSSFTWAMNLWPAVPTETWSGVRGGTGLPIFPKRSFEEVFWHQPNIEPKIISGIFTDSIATVSKREARQMDKIVETGQFRSEDGKLIYSQAFGNIKIPVLLVAGRRDKLGFTYSLRYVYDQLGSTDKTLFVLSKGKGFSEDYGHTDLVVGKKADDEVFPTIIHWLNKRN; this is encoded by the coding sequence ATGCTTCGTTTTCTTTTCGCATTCTCCGTATGCGTACCGCTAATCGTTTCTTGTTCCGCGAATATCGCGCTAAAAGGAGAGATCCTTCACCCTAAGACCTCTGATGGTTGGGACCTGACTCTGGAACATTTTCCTCCTTTGCAAGGAACTGCTAATAAAAAATATCCTGTGATACTCTGTCACGGATTTATAGCGAATCGTATCTATCTTAAGATCAATGAAAAGTCGTCCATAGTAGCACATCTTCAAAAAGAAGGATACGATGTTTGGCTTTTGGAGTTGAGAGGAAAACAAGAAGCAGGATCTCCTTCTTTATTCTGGGGAGATAAAACTTTTGATTATTCCATCGATGATTATATAAAACAAGATGCGGATGCAGCAATCCAATATGTTCTAAAAAACACCGGCAAAGAAAAGGTAAACTGGATCGGTCATAGTATGGGAGGAATGCTCCAATACGCAAGACTAGGAAGCTTAGGTGAGAACAGAGTAGCTAACTTCGTAGCGATCGGTTCTCCTGCGATCATGGATCCTCCATCCGATGTTTTAAAATTATGGTCCAGCTTTACATGGGCAATGAATCTCTGGCCTGCAGTTCCGACAGAAACTTGGTCCGGAGTCAGAGGGGGAACAGGACTACCTATCTTTCCTAAAAGAAGTTTCGAAGAAGTATTTTGGCACCAGCCGAACATAGAACCTAAAATTATATCCGGGATTTTTACCGACTCCATCGCAACAGTTTCCAAACGAGAAGCAAGACAGATGGATAAGATCGTGGAGACAGGACAATTTCGTTCCGAAGACGGAAAGCTCATTTATTCACAAGCTTTCGGAAATATCAAGATCCCCGTACTATTAGTTGCAGGCAGAAGAGACAAGTTAGGATTCACATACTCTCTCAGATACGTATATGACCAGTTAGGTTCTACAGACAAAACCTTATTCGTACTTTCTAAAGGAAAAGGTTTTTCAGAAGATTACGGTCATACTGACTTAGTCGTAGGGAAGAAGGCGGATGACGAAGTGTTTCCAACAATCATCCATTGGTTAAACAAAAGAAATTAA
- a CDS encoding fatty acid desaturase CarF family protein: MRTMNLLRILFPSPFKIHRLVEVLSIVLFLVFSGLCLYEFGTLSMSILQESPWIFLSELAALLFLAYITADFFSGFVHFLGDSFGNEFTPYIGPAFIFPFRDHHVNPKGITRHDFVETNGNNCLVSLPILLYCFFAPLESEIFPWARTFWILVLIGIFFTNQIHKWAHQDEPNKVIKYMQKKRWILSPEHHKIHHTAPYDTYFCITTGWWNPLLHKIRFFPTVKKSVNSFLHLLRIG, translated from the coding sequence ATGAGAACCATGAACTTACTGAGAATTTTATTCCCTTCTCCCTTTAAGATCCATAGACTCGTGGAAGTTCTAAGTATCGTTTTATTCTTAGTTTTTTCCGGACTATGTCTGTATGAGTTCGGAACGTTATCTATGTCTATTCTCCAGGAGTCTCCCTGGATTTTCTTATCCGAACTTGCAGCTCTCTTATTCTTAGCTTATATTACTGCGGACTTTTTTTCCGGCTTTGTTCATTTTTTAGGAGATAGTTTTGGGAACGAATTCACACCTTATATAGGACCGGCTTTTATTTTTCCCTTCAGAGATCATCATGTAAACCCTAAAGGGATCACTCGACATGATTTTGTGGAGACTAATGGAAATAATTGTCTAGTCTCTCTCCCCATTCTTCTGTATTGCTTTTTTGCACCTTTAGAGAGCGAGATTTTTCCTTGGGCGAGAACATTTTGGATACTTGTTCTGATCGGGATCTTCTTCACCAATCAGATCCATAAATGGGCCCACCAAGACGAACCGAACAAAGTTATTAAATATATGCAAAAAAAGCGTTGGATACTTTCGCCTGAGCATCATAAAATACATCATACGGCTCCATACGATACGTATTTTTGTATTACCACAGGTTGGTGGAATCCGCTACTTCATAAGATCCGATTCTTTCCAACTGTGAAGAAGTCTGTGAATTCCTTTCTACATCTTCTCCGCATCGGTTAG
- a CDS encoding sensor histidine kinase encodes MILRRLKRLIYPPLSADPEKDVSIKLLYGLMYVTFAVAVLYRIIHPLISEKPKNAYYSFYIIPTAVILCHLLAKSGRVKLGANIMIFLQWLALCIVSMREGGVYATSFSQFMIIIVLASLILGQVGALFYALLSFLTGLLSIYLKSKGMIAAPNYPSGEWSVFIGNSVGFFMSWILMKFGLSGLSKIREELSRAQIDAKLGAITLNLETKELTLSKEYLIMLGNKTAKGSMTMSMDQFLERYVEGEDKERIPAILAEGAKNFSDPSYSTEFIFRAKGDDGKTRYILAKGKYKDSIMGYGTGQDITEKHIAGEEIKASQELFSKVFKLSPYATSISNFDDGKYVDINDGFTELLGFTREEAIGRTSVELGIWLSSDERDYFKEKIKRDGFLYNEEITFQAKDGRLIRVEFSTRFTTIDGETRMINMAKDISSKKEAEELRVLNNEISAQNELIAKQKAELESTLEYLQKTQNQLILSEKMASLGQLVAGIAHEINNPIGVIRAANESVKNHFDRVLDRMQEAASVLENLGNDAKIEFQTLLKKGRAYQEIIPPKEVRAKTKILESRLRELRISEARNIAEGLIEAGLEAALEDFPKLFVGEKIQQVIQYALDEIQASRSSKLVDMSVDRTSKIVYALKNFSHFSNGGPKAPVDIRESIDTVLTIYQNQLKSGIEIIKEYEAGIPIIQGYSDDLLHVWTNLIYNAAQAMGFKGILKINVHDFEGNHICIKISDNGPGIPESIQERIFEPFFTTKAPGEGSGLGLDIVKRIVENHGGSIAFETSSKGTAFLVILPQ; translated from the coding sequence ATGATTCTACGACGTCTTAAAAGATTGATTTATCCTCCATTATCCGCCGATCCTGAAAAAGACGTTTCGATCAAACTTCTTTATGGTCTAATGTATGTCACCTTCGCGGTCGCAGTATTATATCGGATCATTCATCCGCTCATTTCTGAAAAACCTAAGAACGCTTATTATTCTTTCTATATCATTCCAACTGCAGTGATCCTGTGCCACCTTCTTGCCAAATCGGGAAGGGTAAAACTAGGCGCAAATATCATGATCTTCTTACAATGGTTGGCCCTTTGTATCGTATCTATGAGAGAAGGTGGAGTTTATGCCACATCGTTCTCTCAATTTATGATCATTATAGTGCTCGCTTCTTTGATCTTGGGACAAGTTGGTGCACTATTCTATGCACTTCTCTCTTTTTTGACAGGGCTCTTAAGTATTTACTTAAAATCAAAGGGAATGATAGCGGCTCCAAATTATCCTTCGGGGGAATGGTCCGTATTTATTGGAAATTCCGTGGGCTTTTTTATGTCCTGGATACTGATGAAATTCGGTTTATCAGGATTATCTAAAATACGAGAAGAATTATCCAGGGCCCAGATCGATGCCAAGTTAGGCGCGATCACTCTTAATTTGGAAACTAAGGAATTAACCTTATCCAAAGAATACCTGATCATGTTGGGGAATAAAACCGCAAAAGGATCTATGACGATGTCGATGGATCAATTTTTGGAACGATATGTAGAAGGAGAAGATAAGGAAAGAATACCTGCTATTCTCGCAGAAGGAGCAAAAAATTTTAGTGATCCTTCTTATTCTACGGAATTTATTTTTAGAGCCAAGGGAGATGATGGCAAAACCAGATATATTTTAGCCAAAGGTAAATATAAGGATTCCATAATGGGTTATGGGACCGGCCAAGATATTACTGAAAAACATATTGCCGGCGAGGAGATAAAAGCCAGTCAGGAATTATTCTCCAAAGTATTCAAATTAAGTCCTTATGCTACTTCTATCTCTAATTTCGATGATGGAAAATATGTGGATATCAACGACGGTTTTACCGAGTTACTTGGTTTCACTCGAGAAGAAGCGATCGGCCGTACTAGCGTGGAGCTGGGCATATGGTTGAGTTCCGACGAAAGAGATTATTTTAAGGAAAAGATCAAGAGGGACGGATTTTTATATAACGAAGAAATAACATTCCAAGCCAAAGATGGGCGCCTTATCCGGGTGGAATTTTCCACCAGATTCACGACCATAGACGGAGAAACCCGTATGATCAATATGGCAAAAGATATTTCTTCCAAAAAAGAAGCGGAAGAATTAAGGGTCTTGAATAATGAAATCTCGGCTCAGAATGAATTGATCGCAAAACAAAAAGCGGAATTAGAATCTACACTTGAATATCTTCAAAAAACCCAAAATCAACTCATACTTTCCGAAAAGATGGCTTCGTTAGGACAGTTGGTTGCAGGGATTGCACATGAGATCAATAATCCTATCGGGGTGATCCGAGCAGCGAACGAATCGGTCAAAAACCATTTTGATCGCGTCTTAGATAGAATGCAGGAAGCTGCTTCCGTTTTGGAAAATCTTGGCAACGATGCTAAGATCGAATTCCAGACTTTATTAAAAAAAGGAAGGGCTTACCAAGAAATTATCCCTCCGAAAGAAGTGCGAGCTAAAACTAAAATTTTAGAATCTAGATTGAGGGAACTTCGAATTTCGGAAGCCAGAAATATAGCAGAGGGTTTAATAGAGGCCGGACTAGAAGCAGCTCTGGAAGATTTTCCGAAACTATTCGTCGGAGAAAAAATACAACAAGTGATCCAATATGCTTTGGATGAGATCCAAGCAAGCAGAAGTTCCAAATTGGTGGATATGTCCGTAGACAGGACTTCTAAGATTGTATACGCACTTAAAAATTTCTCTCATTTCAGCAATGGCGGACCGAAAGCTCCGGTCGATATCAGAGAAAGTATCGATACAGTTCTAACAATTTATCAAAATCAATTGAAGTCCGGAATAGAGATCATAAAAGAATATGAAGCCGGAATTCCGATCATCCAAGGATATTCAGACGATCTATTACATGTGTGGACCAACTTGATCTATAATGCAGCGCAAGCGATGGGATTCAAAGGAATTCTAAAAATAAATGTACATGACTTCGAAGGAAATCATATCTGCATTAAAATTTCGGATAACGGACCAGGTATTCCGGAATCGATCCAAGAGAGAATTTTCGAACCATTCTTCACAACCAAAGCTCCTGGGGAAGGTTCCGGATTAGGATTAGACATTGTAAAACGTATCGTGGAAAACCACGGTGGATCTATCGCATTCGAAACTTCTTCTAAAGGAACTGCATTCTTAGTGATCTTACCTCAGTGA
- the msrA gene encoding peptide-methionine (S)-S-oxide reductase MsrA: MSEQKDLEYAILGGGCFWCVEAIYQLVDGVESIVSGYAGGHDPAPNYRSICTGLTGHAEVIRVGFDPSKISYKNILEIFWEAHDPTTRNKQGNDEGPQYRSIILYENQTQKEIAEASRTEAGPKFASPIVTEIVALEKFFPAENYHQNYFRLNPEQPYCHYVIRPKIEKFLKKKTH, from the coding sequence ATGTCAGAACAGAAAGATCTGGAATATGCAATTTTAGGTGGAGGATGCTTTTGGTGTGTTGAAGCCATCTACCAATTGGTAGATGGTGTAGAATCCATTGTCTCCGGTTATGCAGGAGGGCATGATCCTGCACCAAATTATAGATCAATTTGCACCGGGCTCACAGGTCATGCAGAAGTAATCAGAGTTGGATTTGATCCTAGTAAGATCTCCTACAAAAACATTTTAGAAATTTTTTGGGAAGCACACGACCCAACTACCAGGAACAAACAAGGCAATGATGAAGGGCCTCAGTATAGAAGTATCATCTTATACGAAAACCAAACTCAGAAAGAGATCGCAGAAGCTTCTAGAACGGAAGCTGGACCTAAATTTGCTTCGCCGATCGTAACAGAGATAGTTGCCTTGGAGAAATTTTTCCCGGCGGAGAATTATCACCAAAACTATTTCAGACTAAATCCGGAACAGCCTTACTGTCATTACGTGATCCGTCCTAAGATAGAAAAATTTCTGAAAAAGAAAACTCACTGA